The following proteins come from a genomic window of Elusimicrobiota bacterium:
- a CDS encoding ABC transporter ATP-binding protein, which produces MLPLVLENVSKYFSTASGRRAALRGVSFSVPAGGLLCLLGPNGSGKTTLLKSIATLLIPDGGRVRLGDRDVHRSLDWAKRRIGFASTEDQSFYGRLSGRLNLWFYGQMYGMTGAEFDRRLAALDALLDLSGSLDRPHRELSSGQKQRFLLARAALHDPAVLILDEPHQNLDPLFAARLRVVIRDRWVGEQGKTVIVSTHHLEDAEKISDRWVVLAEGKVRFVGSVAAARAADPRFHIERFFHQMTEPVA; this is translated from the coding sequence GTGTTGCCGCTGGTTCTGGAAAACGTCTCGAAATATTTTTCAACCGCCTCCGGCCGCCGGGCGGCGCTGCGCGGCGTTTCTTTTTCGGTCCCGGCCGGGGGTCTCCTTTGCCTGCTCGGGCCCAACGGGTCCGGAAAGACCACCCTCCTCAAAAGCATCGCCACGCTGTTGATCCCCGACGGAGGGCGCGTCCGGTTGGGCGACCGGGACGTCCACCGGTCCTTGGATTGGGCCAAACGGCGCATCGGCTTCGCCTCCACCGAGGATCAATCGTTTTACGGGCGCCTGTCCGGACGACTCAACCTGTGGTTTTACGGTCAAATGTACGGGATGACCGGCGCGGAATTCGACCGTCGGTTGGCGGCGCTGGACGCGTTGTTGGATTTGTCCGGGTCCCTCGACCGCCCCCACCGCGAGCTCTCCAGCGGGCAGAAACAACGCTTCCTTCTGGCGCGGGCGGCCCTGCACGACCCGGCGGTGTTGATCTTGGACGAACCCCACCAAAATCTCGACCCCCTGTTCGCCGCGCGCCTGCGCGTGGTGATTCGCGACCGATGGGTCGGCGAACAGGGGAAAACCGTGATCGTCTCGACCCACCACCTGGAAGACGCCGAAAAAATCTCCGACCGCTGGGTGGTTCTGGCCGAGGGAAAAGTGCGTTTCGTCGGATCGGTGGCGGCGGCGCGGGCGGCGGACCCGCGTTTCCACATCGAGCGGTTTTTCCATCAAATGACGGAGCCCGTCGCGTGA
- the der gene encoding ribosome biogenesis GTPase Der — MIKDPRLTIVVVGRPNVGKSTLFNRLTEKRRAITSPIAGTTRDWIEGICHWNGRAYRVIDTGGYAPGSEDVLSSVRAQVEAWLEKADAVLWVVDAGEGLTAQDQAFARLLRPRSSRVVLAVNKADDAGRDGAFADFASLGFSRLVTISATHGRRVNVLLEEIENLIGGDLPGDDAADPDEVAVSLVGRPNVGKSSLANRLLGEERMIVSAVPGTTRDTVDTRFAWNGRPFRVVDTAGLRAKKSRADNLENLTRLMTERALDRSDVALLLVDAGEGLTEGDVAVGRLIDEKRRACVLGVNKWDLVTDHAPTAKYYRDRAPEGMPFLSHSPIVFFSAKTGHHIEDLLAKLAATRDEYHRRFDDEELTAFFWKTVQERPYNQRGQKLVFHSARQVAVAPPTFVLRTSLEPEDIHFSYERRLDNVFRAQHGLAGVPIHFKFKRGKS; from the coding sequence GTGATCAAAGACCCCCGCCTCACCATCGTGGTGGTGGGCCGACCCAACGTCGGCAAATCCACCCTCTTCAACCGGCTGACGGAAAAACGACGCGCCATCACCTCGCCGATCGCCGGGACCACCCGCGACTGGATCGAAGGGATTTGCCATTGGAACGGCCGGGCCTACCGCGTGATCGACACGGGCGGTTACGCGCCGGGGTCCGAGGACGTTTTGTCGTCGGTGCGCGCGCAGGTGGAGGCGTGGCTTGAAAAAGCGGACGCCGTCCTTTGGGTCGTGGACGCGGGGGAAGGCCTCACCGCCCAGGACCAGGCTTTCGCGCGGCTCCTGCGCCCGCGCTCGTCGCGCGTGGTGCTGGCCGTGAACAAGGCCGACGACGCGGGCCGCGACGGGGCCTTCGCCGATTTCGCGAGCCTGGGTTTTTCGCGTTTGGTGACGATTTCGGCGACCCACGGTCGGCGGGTCAACGTGTTGTTGGAGGAGATTGAAAACCTCATCGGCGGGGACCTCCCCGGCGACGACGCGGCCGACCCCGACGAGGTGGCGGTGTCCCTGGTGGGGCGGCCCAACGTGGGCAAATCGTCCCTGGCGAACCGCTTGTTGGGCGAGGAGCGGATGATCGTGTCGGCCGTCCCCGGCACGACCCGCGACACGGTGGACACGCGCTTCGCCTGGAACGGGCGTCCGTTTCGCGTGGTGGACACGGCCGGGTTGCGCGCCAAAAAATCCCGCGCGGACAATTTGGAAAACCTCACCCGGCTGATGACGGAACGCGCCCTGGACCGTTCCGACGTGGCGCTCTTGCTGGTCGACGCGGGGGAGGGGTTGACCGAGGGGGACGTCGCCGTGGGCCGGCTGATCGACGAGAAACGGCGCGCCTGCGTGCTGGGGGTCAACAAGTGGGATCTGGTGACGGACCACGCGCCCACGGCCAAGTACTACCGCGACCGCGCGCCCGAGGGCATGCCCTTTTTGTCCCACAGCCCGATTGTGTTCTTTTCGGCCAAAACCGGCCACCACATCGAGGACCTGTTGGCCAAGCTGGCCGCGACGCGCGACGAATACCACCGGCGCTTCGACGACGAGGAGTTGACGGCGTTCTTTTGGAAAACCGTCCAAGAGCGCCCCTACAACCAGAGGGGCCAGAAGTTGGTTTTCCACAGCGCGCGCCAGGTGGCCGTGGCGCCCCCGACGTTCGTGCTTCGAACCAGCCTCGAGCCGGAGGACATCCATTTCTCCTACGAGCGGCGGCTGGATAACGTGTTCCGGGCGCAACACGGCTTGGCCGGGGTGCCCATCCATTTCAAGTTCAAGCGGGGGAAATCATGA
- the miaA gene encoding tRNA (adenosine(37)-N6)-dimethylallyltransferase MiaA: MFADPRRPGGQPVRILVGPTGVGKSAVALALARALGAEIISADSRQVYRGLSAGTAKPEGEWRDTAAGRRYVAAGVAHHLVDVADPTEPFTAGRFVKEAAVVLSDLARRGTPAIIVGGTGLYLRSLVRGLAPLPPRDESLRRSWEELAAARGRDHVHALLSQVDPVAARAIPANNLQRVLRALEVHARTGRPLSDWQAKETRPAEWDFEWTGLVLPPEVHRVVLTARCAAMAPGVLKECAALLAAGISPDAPAFQSLGYREGAVCVRGGMSRVAFEAAFLRQTLLYVKRQRTWFRAEPVRWWTVTPPLDAAAIADEMRRPKK; encoded by the coding sequence ATGTTCGCCGACCCCCGGCGGCCCGGCGGGCAGCCGGTTCGGATCTTGGTGGGGCCCACGGGCGTTGGCAAGAGCGCCGTGGCCCTGGCCCTCGCCCGCGCCCTCGGGGCGGAAATCATCTCGGCCGACTCGCGCCAGGTGTACCGGGGTTTGTCGGCCGGGACCGCGAAGCCGGAGGGCGAATGGCGGGACACGGCCGCGGGGCGGCGCTACGTGGCGGCCGGGGTGGCGCACCATTTGGTGGACGTGGCCGATCCCACGGAACCGTTCACCGCCGGACGTTTTGTCAAGGAGGCTGCGGTCGTTTTGTCGGACCTGGCCCGCCGCGGGACGCCGGCGATCATCGTCGGCGGAACGGGGCTCTACCTCCGATCGTTGGTGCGGGGGTTGGCCCCCCTGCCGCCCCGGGACGAATCCCTGCGCCGCTCCTGGGAAGAACTCGCGGCGGCGCGGGGGCGGGACCACGTGCACGCCCTGCTGTCCCAAGTCGATCCGGTGGCCGCGCGGGCCATCCCCGCCAACAATTTGCAGCGCGTTCTCCGGGCCCTCGAAGTCCACGCGCGGACCGGCCGGCCGCTTTCGGACTGGCAGGCCAAGGAAACCCGTCCCGCCGAGTGGGATTTTGAGTGGACGGGCCTCGTCCTGCCGCCGGAGGTCCACCGGGTTGTCTTGACCGCGCGGTGCGCCGCCATGGCGCCCGGCGTCCTGAAAGAATGCGCGGCGTTGCTCGCGGCGGGAATTTCCCCCGACGCTCCGGCCTTTCAGTCCCTGGGGTATCGGGAAGGCGCGGTCTGCGTTCGCGGCGGGATGAGTCGCGTCGCCTTTGAGGCGGCGTTCCTGCGGCAGACGCTCCTCTACGTCAAACGACAGCGCACCTGGTTCCGCGCCGAGCCCGTCCGGTGGTGGACGGTCACGCCGCCGCTGGACGCCGCGGCGATCGCCGACGAAATGCGTCGCCCAAAAAAGTAA
- a CDS encoding glycosyl transferase family 36 — protein MKQPTFPFKTPYGHFSEDGASYIITRPDTPRPWVNIMSSGTYGVAMSQTGAGYSWLHHASMNRITRWNQDLIQDFMGRHIYVRDDKTGKFWSVGWQPVQARPQSYEVIHGVGYTIINSRVNDIQIQWLVFVPHDEPLEVWRLRIKNVGKTARSLSLWTYMEWNLGESPDGHREFHRTFIETAIHDHGRVLLAKKRLSPLKNSRGQLWNRTWDHVAWHAVNAPVRAFSGDKQAFLGNYGTLRAPAALKEGRYVGPTTGKWDDGIASLCVPVALKAGQERSVLFTVGAAESQSQALVKSRRFMDFSQVDNAWGRTEMFWDKYMAAFPVKTPDRGFNLLTNTWLKYQALSARLWGRTAYYQTGGAYGFRDQLQDSQVFLPLDPAGTRRQIHLHARHQFADGTVYHWWHPLSEEGLPSKYSDDLLWLPFVMVNYLKETAHWDLLGEEVPFARRPGERKETSGPMYDHAVRAIDKALARLSPRGLPLMGEADWNDGLNGAGIGGKGESVWMGHFLYGILRDWAGTIDRAVAQKAIPAGEKARAARYRKAAEKLKNAVNRHGWDGAWYKGATTDDGAPLGSHLNKEGKIYLNCQTWAILNDVVPSEARRNAVLKSLEKHLYGPHGPLLLTPAYTVPDERVGYLTRYSPTTRENGGVYFHAAVWALQMECSLGRARKAWELYQRMSPVVRGAKEPDLYRAEPYVTPGNVDGPGSPTPGRAGWTWYTGSAAWLYRISTEWFLGIRPEWEGLRVRPCLPPPWNEAEATRVFRGGTYRITIRRDPKLPAGGQKILFNDKELTGDILPVAPGKTNVVQVRVGPAR, from the coding sequence GTGAAACAACCGACTTTCCCTTTCAAAACCCCGTACGGGCATTTTTCCGAAGACGGGGCGAGTTACATCATCACCCGTCCGGACACCCCCCGGCCCTGGGTCAACATCATGTCGAGCGGCACCTACGGCGTGGCCATGTCCCAGACCGGCGCGGGCTACAGCTGGTTGCACCACGCCTCCATGAACCGGATCACCCGTTGGAACCAGGACTTGATCCAAGATTTCATGGGACGCCACATCTACGTCCGTGACGACAAGACGGGCAAGTTCTGGTCGGTGGGTTGGCAACCGGTCCAGGCGCGCCCGCAGAGCTACGAGGTCATTCACGGCGTCGGTTACACCATCATCAATTCGCGGGTGAACGACATCCAGATCCAATGGCTGGTGTTCGTGCCCCACGACGAGCCCCTGGAAGTGTGGCGGTTGCGGATCAAGAACGTGGGCAAGACCGCGCGGTCTTTGTCGTTGTGGACTTATATGGAATGGAACCTCGGCGAATCGCCGGATGGACACCGGGAATTCCACCGCACGTTCATCGAGACGGCGATCCACGACCACGGGCGCGTGCTGCTGGCCAAAAAACGCCTGTCGCCCTTGAAAAACAGCCGGGGGCAATTGTGGAACCGCACCTGGGACCACGTCGCCTGGCACGCCGTCAACGCGCCGGTTCGCGCGTTTAGCGGCGACAAGCAGGCGTTCCTCGGCAACTACGGCACCCTGCGCGCGCCGGCGGCGTTGAAAGAAGGCCGCTATGTCGGGCCCACGACCGGGAAATGGGACGACGGCATCGCGAGCCTCTGCGTTCCCGTCGCCCTCAAGGCCGGGCAGGAGCGGAGCGTGCTGTTCACCGTCGGAGCGGCCGAATCCCAAAGCCAGGCCTTGGTCAAGTCCCGTCGGTTCATGGACTTTTCCCAGGTGGACAACGCCTGGGGCCGCACGGAAATGTTCTGGGACAAATACATGGCCGCTTTCCCCGTGAAAACCCCGGACCGCGGTTTTAATTTGCTGACCAATACCTGGCTCAAATACCAGGCCCTTTCCGCCCGCCTCTGGGGGCGCACCGCCTATTATCAAACGGGCGGCGCTTACGGGTTCCGCGACCAGTTGCAGGACAGCCAGGTTTTCCTGCCGCTCGATCCCGCGGGCACGCGCCGGCAAATCCACCTGCACGCCCGGCACCAATTCGCCGACGGCACCGTGTACCACTGGTGGCATCCGCTCTCCGAGGAGGGGCTGCCTTCGAAGTATTCCGACGATCTTCTGTGGTTGCCCTTCGTCATGGTCAATTATTTGAAAGAAACCGCCCATTGGGACCTTTTGGGCGAAGAGGTCCCCTTCGCCCGTCGGCCCGGTGAACGGAAAGAAACGAGCGGTCCGATGTACGACCACGCGGTCCGGGCCATCGACAAGGCGCTCGCGCGCCTGTCGCCCCGGGGCCTGCCCTTGATGGGCGAAGCCGATTGGAACGACGGCCTGAACGGCGCCGGCATCGGCGGCAAAGGCGAAAGCGTGTGGATGGGGCACTTCTTGTACGGAATTCTTCGCGATTGGGCGGGAACCATCGACCGCGCCGTGGCGCAGAAAGCGATCCCGGCGGGGGAAAAGGCGCGCGCCGCGCGTTACCGCAAGGCGGCGGAGAAGTTGAAGAACGCCGTCAACCGCCACGGTTGGGACGGGGCCTGGTACAAGGGGGCCACCACCGACGACGGAGCGCCGTTGGGGTCCCACCTCAACAAAGAGGGGAAGATTTATCTCAACTGCCAAACCTGGGCCATTTTGAACGACGTCGTGCCCTCGGAAGCCCGGCGCAACGCCGTCTTGAAATCCCTGGAAAAGCACCTGTACGGGCCCCACGGCCCGCTCTTGCTCACGCCCGCTTACACCGTGCCCGACGAGCGCGTCGGCTATTTGACCCGCTATTCCCCGACCACCCGGGAAAACGGCGGTGTTTATTTCCACGCCGCCGTTTGGGCGTTGCAAATGGAGTGTTCGCTCGGCCGCGCCCGCAAAGCCTGGGAGCTGTACCAGCGGATGAGCCCGGTGGTTCGCGGCGCCAAGGAGCCGGATTTGTACCGGGCGGAACCCTACGTGACGCCCGGCAATGTCGACGGACCGGGATCGCCCACCCCCGGCCGGGCCGGATGGACCTGGTACACGGGGTCCGCGGCGTGGCTTTACCGGATCTCCACCGAATGGTTCCTGGGCATTCGGCCCGAATGGGAGGGGTTGCGCGTGCGTCCCTGCCTGCCGCCGCCCTGGAACGAGGCCGAGGCGACCCGGGTGTTTCGGGGCGGGACCTACCGCATCACCATCCGCCGGGACCCGAAATTGCCGGCCGGCGGCCAAAAAATCCTTTTCAACGACAAGGAACTGACGGGGGACATCCTGCCTGTCGCGCCGGGAAAAACGAACGTTGTCCAGGTGCGCGTGGGGCCGGCGCGATAA
- a CDS encoding CDP-alcohol phosphatidyltransferase family protein, protein MTRHATAGPAPRPRLTWANRITILRLLLTPLLVILLLKGERLWPLYIFLLAALSDILDGAVARWRNEQTLLGKFLDPVADKLLLSSSFLILALLGRTPMWVFIVVLFRDLLILIGWNVMFILTRVPRIEPRALGKATTFAQMATVIALLTFPGQPWPKFLTLPMIVVTVLSTIDYVWVGSQRLGELG, encoded by the coding sequence ATGACGAGACACGCGACAGCCGGTCCGGCCCCGCGGCCGCGCCTTACCTGGGCGAACCGCATCACCATCCTGCGGCTCCTTCTGACGCCCCTTTTGGTTATCCTGCTTCTCAAGGGGGAGCGCCTGTGGCCCCTTTACATCTTTTTGCTCGCGGCGCTCTCCGACATATTGGACGGCGCGGTCGCCCGCTGGCGGAACGAGCAAACCCTGCTTGGAAAATTCCTCGACCCGGTGGCCGACAAGCTCCTGTTGTCGTCTTCCTTTTTGATCCTGGCGCTTTTGGGCCGCACGCCCATGTGGGTGTTTATCGTGGTGCTCTTCCGCGACCTGCTCATCCTGATCGGCTGGAACGTGATGTTCATCCTCACGCGGGTGCCGCGCATCGAGCCCCGCGCCTTGGGCAAGGCCACGACCTTCGCCCAGATGGCCACGGTCATCGCCCTGCTCACTTTCCCCGGGCAACCTTGGCCGAAATTTTTAACCCTTCCCATGATCGTCGTGACCGTCCTGTCCACCATCGATTACGTGTGGGTGGGATCCCAGCGGCTCGGGGAGCTCGGGTGA
- a CDS encoding ABC transporter permease, giving the protein MRTLWAFFRRDANIHTSYKLGFVMDLLGVFFTAATYYYVAKMFGAAAAPFLRAYGGDYFAFVLIGVAFAAYQNVGLNSFSQSLRQEQFLNTLEPLLVTPVSTPRFLIGSSLWDFLYATVRVALYLGVGAAFFGFRLSQTRLAPALAVLVLTLLAFMGLGVFAASFIMRFKRGNPVTWIMEATSNLLGGVLFPLAALPPGLKRAAFFIPMTHALEGLRQTLLMGAGWNVIVPQLVWLSVFIVVIWPLGVFTFGRAVRRARADGTLGHY; this is encoded by the coding sequence GTGAGGACCCTCTGGGCGTTTTTCCGGCGGGACGCGAACATCCACACGTCCTACAAACTCGGTTTCGTCATGGACCTGCTGGGCGTTTTTTTTACCGCCGCCACCTATTACTACGTGGCCAAAATGTTCGGCGCGGCGGCCGCGCCCTTTCTGCGGGCCTACGGGGGGGACTACTTCGCTTTCGTGTTGATCGGCGTGGCCTTCGCCGCTTACCAGAACGTCGGCCTCAATTCGTTTTCCCAATCCCTTCGGCAGGAGCAATTTTTAAACACGCTCGAGCCGCTGTTGGTCACGCCGGTGAGCACGCCGCGTTTCTTGATCGGGTCGTCCCTTTGGGATTTTCTTTACGCCACCGTCCGGGTGGCGCTGTATTTGGGGGTCGGCGCGGCCTTTTTCGGGTTCCGCCTTTCCCAAACCCGGCTCGCGCCCGCCTTGGCGGTTTTGGTCCTCACGCTGTTGGCCTTCATGGGTCTGGGCGTTTTCGCGGCGTCGTTCATCATGCGTTTCAAACGGGGCAACCCCGTCACCTGGATCATGGAGGCGACCAGCAACTTGTTGGGCGGGGTGCTGTTCCCCTTGGCCGCTTTGCCGCCCGGCCTCAAACGGGCCGCGTTTTTTATTCCCATGACCCACGCGCTGGAGGGTTTGAGGCAAACGCTGTTGATGGGCGCGGGGTGGAACGTCATCGTCCCTCAATTGGTTTGGCTCTCGGTTTTCATCGTCGTCATTTGGCCCCTGGGCGTCTTCACCTTCGGCCGGGCGGTCCGCCGCGCCCGCGCCGACGGGACCCTGGGACATTATTGA
- a CDS encoding HD domain-containing protein: MAETEAPAPETERPRAADVYGDAVALAREIYRTPEGDAPPHLPWPENTVRKIVGLVRGGDAEILSLAERSVMDHFIFGHIPNVTILAVRVGLGAELGEEDLVTLGLCAFLHDVGLSSHMELAAKPTRLTDEEYKTLKSHVGEGQKVLDQFSLPEGDIKATVRRVIGESHERTDGRGYPQRLEGDQIHSFAKIIHMVDIYETLSHGRPWRPRVLPHEVLRRMVEEAPGVYDGKLLRLLLDALSFYPPGTYVRLNSGEIGRVLTVNPGQPLRPKVWVLIDENGARVDAPRRVNLGARPLLYVTDAVDETQIETDDARLRLELRAQRWWMKSR; encoded by the coding sequence ATGGCGGAAACGGAAGCGCCCGCCCCCGAAACGGAGCGCCCCCGCGCCGCGGACGTCTACGGGGATGCCGTCGCCCTCGCCCGGGAAATTTACCGGACGCCCGAAGGGGACGCCCCGCCTCATTTGCCGTGGCCGGAAAACACGGTTCGAAAAATCGTGGGTCTGGTGCGCGGCGGGGACGCGGAGATATTGTCCCTCGCCGAGCGGTCGGTGATGGATCATTTTATTTTTGGCCACATCCCCAACGTCACGATTCTGGCCGTCCGGGTGGGTCTTGGCGCGGAACTGGGGGAGGAGGATTTGGTCACCCTGGGGCTCTGCGCGTTTCTTCACGACGTCGGTTTGTCCTCCCACATGGAACTCGCGGCCAAACCCACCCGCTTGACCGATGAGGAATACAAGACCTTAAAGTCCCACGTGGGGGAAGGGCAAAAGGTCTTGGACCAATTTTCTCTCCCGGAAGGGGACATCAAAGCCACCGTCCGCCGCGTCATCGGGGAATCCCACGAGCGCACCGACGGACGGGGCTATCCCCAGCGGCTGGAAGGCGACCAAATCCATTCTTTCGCCAAAATCATCCACATGGTCGACATTTACGAAACCCTCAGCCACGGCCGGCCCTGGCGGCCGCGCGTTCTGCCGCACGAGGTCCTGCGGCGCATGGTGGAGGAGGCGCCCGGCGTCTACGACGGCAAGCTTCTGCGGCTTTTGTTGGACGCGCTGTCGTTTTACCCCCCGGGGACCTACGTCCGCCTCAATTCCGGCGAAATCGGCCGCGTCCTCACCGTGAATCCCGGCCAACCCCTGCGGCCCAAGGTTTGGGTGTTGATCGATGAGAACGGCGCCCGCGTCGACGCCCCCCGCCGCGTCAACTTGGGCGCCCGTCCCCTCCTCTACGTGACGGACGCCGTGGACGAAACCCAAATTGAAACCGACGACGCCCGCCTGCGATTGGAGTTGCGCGCCCAACGCTGGTGGATGAAAAGTCGATAA
- the hflX gene encoding GTPase HflX has protein sequence MERAAVVGVWAKGAGPREEASLAELKRLLETAGGTAVAEIIQERARPDPATLMGRGKAEEIANLARQARLSAVVVDAELSPTQQRNLQEIVPAKIIDRTRLILDIFAQRARTREGKLQVELAQMNYLLPRATEKFGRFEQQTGGIGTRGPGERKLEISQRRIRERIVRLRQEMEAVGRQRALRRDNRRRTPLPLIALVGYTNAGKSTLLNALNTGPAPDVYADDRLFATLDPTTRRVKLPGGRMALLVDTVGFIQNLPHHLVAAFRATLEEARDADMLLHVVDTADPAWPTHADVVTDVLKDLAADALPQLTVHNKADVLTPAQRAQHERRGDVLVSARTGEGLPRLLAALEKRLDAALEERTVFLPHDRRSLLPLFYAAGRVLGEKSAPGGTRLRAMLSPSNWGRFESALGADSKGQKK, from the coding sequence ATGGAACGCGCGGCGGTGGTCGGGGTGTGGGCGAAGGGCGCCGGACCCCGGGAAGAGGCGTCCCTCGCCGAGCTGAAGCGGTTGTTGGAGACCGCCGGCGGGACGGCCGTGGCGGAAATCATCCAGGAGCGCGCCCGCCCGGACCCCGCCACATTGATGGGCCGGGGCAAGGCCGAGGAAATCGCGAACCTCGCGCGCCAGGCCCGCTTGAGCGCCGTGGTGGTCGACGCGGAATTATCGCCCACCCAGCAACGGAATTTGCAGGAGATCGTGCCGGCCAAAATCATCGACCGCACGCGCCTGATCCTTGATATTTTCGCCCAGCGGGCGCGCACGCGCGAGGGCAAGTTGCAGGTCGAGTTGGCCCAAATGAATTACCTTCTGCCCCGGGCCACCGAAAAATTCGGCCGGTTCGAACAGCAAACCGGCGGCATCGGCACCCGCGGGCCGGGCGAGCGGAAATTGGAAATCAGCCAGCGGCGGATCCGCGAGCGCATCGTCCGTCTTCGACAGGAAATGGAAGCCGTGGGCCGTCAGCGCGCCCTGCGGCGCGACAACCGGCGGCGGACGCCCCTGCCCCTGATCGCGCTGGTCGGGTACACGAACGCGGGCAAATCGACCCTGCTCAACGCCCTGAACACGGGCCCCGCGCCGGACGTTTACGCCGATGACCGTTTGTTTGCGACCCTGGATCCCACCACCCGGCGGGTCAAGTTGCCGGGCGGGCGGATGGCCCTCCTGGTGGACACCGTGGGGTTCATTCAGAATTTGCCGCACCACCTGGTGGCGGCTTTTCGCGCGACCCTCGAAGAGGCGCGCGACGCCGACATGTTGCTTCACGTGGTGGACACGGCGGACCCGGCCTGGCCGACCCACGCCGACGTTGTGACCGACGTCCTGAAGGATTTGGCCGCCGACGCCCTGCCCCAATTGACGGTGCACAACAAAGCGGACGTCTTGACGCCCGCCCAGCGCGCTCAGCACGAGCGGCGGGGGGACGTTTTGGTTTCGGCCCGGACGGGCGAGGGGCTGCCCCGCTTGCTCGCGGCGTTGGAAAAGCGGTTGGACGCCGCGTTGGAAGAGCGCACCGTTTTTTTGCCTCACGACCGACGTTCGTTGTTGCCCCTGTTTTACGCCGCCGGCCGGGTGCTGGGGGAAAAATCCGCCCCCGGCGGCACCCGCCTGCGGGCCATGTTGAGCCCCTCCAATTGGGGACGGTTTGAAAGCGCCCTGGGCGCTGATTCCAAAGGACAAAAAAAATGA